The following proteins come from a genomic window of Ictalurus furcatus strain D&B chromosome 12, Billie_1.0, whole genome shotgun sequence:
- the LOC128615392 gene encoding activin receptor type-2A isoform X2 encodes MCNEKIYYSPDTIQTTSNPLTPKPELFNTLLYSLVPIMGIAAILLFSFWMYHHHKLAYPPVLVPTQDPGLTPPSPLLGQKPLQLLEIKARGRFGCVWKAQLLNEHVAVKIFPIQNKQSWQNEYEMYSLSGMKHENILNFIGAEKRGNGMDIELWLITAYHEKGSLTDYLKANVVSWNELCHIAQTFARGLAYMHEDIPGLKDGHKPVVAHRDIKSKNILLKNNLTACIADFGLALKFEAGKSAGDTHGQVGTRRYMAPEVLEGAINFQRDSFLRIDMYAAGLVLWELASRCTAADGPVDEYALPFEEEVGQHPSLEDMQEVVVHKKLRPTLREYWQKHAGLATLCETIEECWDHEAEARLSAGCVEERIITMQRQTNLIAPDDILTVVTMVTNLDYPPKESSL; translated from the exons ATGTGCAACGAGAAGATTTACTACAGCCCCGATACTATACAGA CCACGTCGAACCCGCTGACGCCGAAGCCGGAGCTGTTCAACACGCTGCTCTACTCTCTGGTGCCAATCATGGGTATTGCTGCCATCCTGCTCTTCTCCTTCTGGATGTACCACCACCACAAGCTGGCGTACCCGCCCGTGCTCGTCCCCACACAG GACCCTGGGTTGACGCCGCCCTCTCCACTCCTGGGCCAGAAGCCGTTGCAGTTACTGGAGATCAAGGCCAGGGGGCGCTTTGGCTGCGTGTGGAAAGCACAGCTGCTCAACGAACATGTGGCTGTGAAGATCTTCCCCATCCAG AATAAGCAGTCATGGCAGAACGAGTATGAGATGTACAGCTTGAGTGGGATGAAACATGAGAACATCCTCAACTTCATCGGCGCTGAGAAGAGAGGAAACGGCATGGACATCGAGCTGTGGCTCATTACAGCTTACCATGAGAAG ggCTCGCTGACTGATTACCTGAAGGCTAATGTGGTGTCGTGGAATGAGCTGTGTCACATAGCTCAGACTTTTGCACGAGGTTTGGCGTATATGCACGAGGACATCCCGGGCCTAAAGGACGGCCACAAGCCTGTCGTTGCCCACAG ggATATTAAGAGTAAGAACATACTGTTGAAGAACAATCTCACCGCCTGTATTGCTGACTTTGGCCTCGCTCTCAAGTTTGAGGCGGGAAAATCTGCAGGTGACACACACGGACAG gtGGGTACTCGGCGGTACATGGCTCCAGAGGTGTTGGAAGGAGCCATAAATTTCCAGCGAGACTCCTTCCTGAGGATCGATATGTATGCTGCAGGACTTGTGCTGTGGGAACTGGCATCCCGCTGCACTGCTGCCGACG GTCCAGTGGATGAGTATGCGTTGCCGTTTGAGGAGGAGGTGGGTCAACATCCCTCGTTAGAGGACATGCAGGAAGTCGTCGTACACAAGAAACTCAGACCCACTTTAAGAGAATACTGGCAGAAACATGcg GGCCTGGCCACGCTGTGCGAGACCATAGAGGAGTGCTGGGATCACGAAGCCGAGGCTCGCCTCTCGGCCGGCTGCGTGGAGGAGCGCATCATCACTATGCAGCGACAGACCAACCTCATCGCCCCTGACGACATCCTCACCGTCGTCACTATGGTGACCAACCTGGACTACCCGCCCAAAGAGTCCAGCCTATGA
- the LOC128615392 gene encoding activin receptor type-2A isoform X1, which yields MGSATKLAFAVFLISCSSGAILGRSDTRECIFYNSNWEKDRTNRSGIEPCAGEKDKRRHCFSTWKNSSGTIELVKQGCWLDDVNCYDSSECVEKKDSPEVFFCCCEGNMCNEKIYYSPDTIQTTSNPLTPKPELFNTLLYSLVPIMGIAAILLFSFWMYHHHKLAYPPVLVPTQDPGLTPPSPLLGQKPLQLLEIKARGRFGCVWKAQLLNEHVAVKIFPIQNKQSWQNEYEMYSLSGMKHENILNFIGAEKRGNGMDIELWLITAYHEKGSLTDYLKANVVSWNELCHIAQTFARGLAYMHEDIPGLKDGHKPVVAHRDIKSKNILLKNNLTACIADFGLALKFEAGKSAGDTHGQVGTRRYMAPEVLEGAINFQRDSFLRIDMYAAGLVLWELASRCTAADGPVDEYALPFEEEVGQHPSLEDMQEVVVHKKLRPTLREYWQKHAGLATLCETIEECWDHEAEARLSAGCVEERIITMQRQTNLIAPDDILTVVTMVTNLDYPPKESSL from the exons GAGCGATCCTGGGCCGATCAGACACACGGGAGTGCATATTCTACAACTCCAACTGGGAGAAAGACCGGACGAACCGCAGCGGAATCGAGCCATGTGCTGGAGAGAAAGACAAGCGCAGACACTGCTTCTCCACGTGGAAGAACAGCTCGGGAACCATCGAGCTCGTCAAACAGGGCTGCTGGCTCGACGACGTCAACTGCTACGACAG tagCGAGTGTGTGGAGAAGAAAGAcagccctgaagtgtttttctgCTGCTGTGAGGGCAACATGTGCAACGAGAAGATTTACTACAGCCCCGATACTATACAGA CCACGTCGAACCCGCTGACGCCGAAGCCGGAGCTGTTCAACACGCTGCTCTACTCTCTGGTGCCAATCATGGGTATTGCTGCCATCCTGCTCTTCTCCTTCTGGATGTACCACCACCACAAGCTGGCGTACCCGCCCGTGCTCGTCCCCACACAG GACCCTGGGTTGACGCCGCCCTCTCCACTCCTGGGCCAGAAGCCGTTGCAGTTACTGGAGATCAAGGCCAGGGGGCGCTTTGGCTGCGTGTGGAAAGCACAGCTGCTCAACGAACATGTGGCTGTGAAGATCTTCCCCATCCAG AATAAGCAGTCATGGCAGAACGAGTATGAGATGTACAGCTTGAGTGGGATGAAACATGAGAACATCCTCAACTTCATCGGCGCTGAGAAGAGAGGAAACGGCATGGACATCGAGCTGTGGCTCATTACAGCTTACCATGAGAAG ggCTCGCTGACTGATTACCTGAAGGCTAATGTGGTGTCGTGGAATGAGCTGTGTCACATAGCTCAGACTTTTGCACGAGGTTTGGCGTATATGCACGAGGACATCCCGGGCCTAAAGGACGGCCACAAGCCTGTCGTTGCCCACAG ggATATTAAGAGTAAGAACATACTGTTGAAGAACAATCTCACCGCCTGTATTGCTGACTTTGGCCTCGCTCTCAAGTTTGAGGCGGGAAAATCTGCAGGTGACACACACGGACAG gtGGGTACTCGGCGGTACATGGCTCCAGAGGTGTTGGAAGGAGCCATAAATTTCCAGCGAGACTCCTTCCTGAGGATCGATATGTATGCTGCAGGACTTGTGCTGTGGGAACTGGCATCCCGCTGCACTGCTGCCGACG GTCCAGTGGATGAGTATGCGTTGCCGTTTGAGGAGGAGGTGGGTCAACATCCCTCGTTAGAGGACATGCAGGAAGTCGTCGTACACAAGAAACTCAGACCCACTTTAAGAGAATACTGGCAGAAACATGcg GGCCTGGCCACGCTGTGCGAGACCATAGAGGAGTGCTGGGATCACGAAGCCGAGGCTCGCCTCTCGGCCGGCTGCGTGGAGGAGCGCATCATCACTATGCAGCGACAGACCAACCTCATCGCCCCTGACGACATCCTCACCGTCGTCACTATGGTGACCAACCTGGACTACCCGCCCAAAGAGTCCAGCCTATGA